One genomic region from Portunus trituberculatus isolate SZX2019 chromosome 5, ASM1759143v1, whole genome shotgun sequence encodes:
- the LOC123514213 gene encoding lachesin-like isoform X2, translating to MYKEVDAMWAKVLSLNTLAPQYRGQNNTEVEAQVGGDARLSCYTYHLSDEKVAWLKRDNDQLLTVGQEVYAAERRFSVAHADHTEAWELWVKDVQVTDAGQYECQLTTNPPVSFFFTLTVSQAKAAVTGASEVFIEEDSQLAIQCYVNEAPAPPIYIFWFHNNTMVNYARQHHIQVHHKNYTSTLQVARVKKTDAGTYTCQPHLATPANVTVHVVTGEHPAAMQHGGTHEEGGVPTASHAHTRPHAHQLLIPRLLLAFLVIVR from the exons ATGTATAAGGAGGTGGACGCGATGTGGGCCAAGGTCTTGTCTCTCAACACACTTGCGCCACAGTACAGGGGGCAGAATAACACGGAAGTAGAAGCACAAGTGGGAGGAGACGCTAGGCTGAGCTGCTACACGTATCATTTGTCTGacgaaaag GTGGCGTGGCTGAAGAGGGACAATGACCAGCTTCTGACGGTGGGGCAGGAGGTGTACGCAGCAGAGAGGAGATTTTCAGTAGCGCACGCCGATCACAccgag gcatGGGAACTCTGGGTAAAGGACGTGCAGGTGACAGACGCAGGTCAATATGAGTGTCAGCTGACCACTAATCCTCCTgtgtccttcttcttcaccctcACTGTCTCTC AGGCCAAGGCAGCAGTGACAGGAGCCTCAGAAGTCTTCATAGAGGAGGATTCCCAGCTTGCTATACAGTGTTACGTCAAtgaagcaccagcaccacctatATACATCTTCTGGTTCCACAATAACACCATGGTAAACTACGCTAGACAACACCACATACAG gtacaCCACAAAAACTACACCAGTACTCTGCAGGTGGCCAGGGTGAAGAAGACAGACGCTGGTACCTACACGTGTCAACCACATCTGGCCACCCCTGCCAACGTGACTGTGCATGTTGTGAcag gcgagCACCCAGCGGCAATGCAACACGGAGGGACACACGAGGAAGGGGGTGTGCCTACAGCAagccacgcccacacacgcccgCACGCCCACCAGCTTCTCATCCCACGCCTTCTCCTCGCCTTCTTAGTAATTGTCAGGTAG
- the LOC123514213 gene encoding lachesin-like isoform X1 yields the protein MWLLSALFLAGTSVIGEAVYTRPQSFQSLPSPLYASTTPSQTPPGRHEMYKEVDAMWAKVLSLNTLAPQYRGQNNTEVEAQVGGDARLSCYTYHLSDEKVAWLKRDNDQLLTVGQEVYAAERRFSVAHADHTEAWELWVKDVQVTDAGQYECQLTTNPPVSFFFTLTVSQAKAAVTGASEVFIEEDSQLAIQCYVNEAPAPPIYIFWFHNNTMVNYARQHHIQVHHKNYTSTLQVARVKKTDAGTYTCQPHLATPANVTVHVVTGEHPAAMQHGGTHEEGGVPTASHAHTRPHAHQLLIPRLLLAFLVIVR from the exons ATGTGGCTTCTTTCAGCTTTATTtttagcag GAACAAGCGTGATTGGAGAAGCTGTATATACAAGACCACAATCATTCCAATCACTTCCCTCGCCCCTCTACGCCTCCACCACGCCCTCCCAGACACCTCCAGGCCGCCACGAGATGTATAAGGAGGTGGACGCGATGTGGGCCAAGGTCTTGTCTCTCAACACACTTGCGCCACAGTACAGGGGGCAGAATAACACGGAAGTAGAAGCACAAGTGGGAGGAGACGCTAGGCTGAGCTGCTACACGTATCATTTGTCTGacgaaaag GTGGCGTGGCTGAAGAGGGACAATGACCAGCTTCTGACGGTGGGGCAGGAGGTGTACGCAGCAGAGAGGAGATTTTCAGTAGCGCACGCCGATCACAccgag gcatGGGAACTCTGGGTAAAGGACGTGCAGGTGACAGACGCAGGTCAATATGAGTGTCAGCTGACCACTAATCCTCCTgtgtccttcttcttcaccctcACTGTCTCTC AGGCCAAGGCAGCAGTGACAGGAGCCTCAGAAGTCTTCATAGAGGAGGATTCCCAGCTTGCTATACAGTGTTACGTCAAtgaagcaccagcaccacctatATACATCTTCTGGTTCCACAATAACACCATGGTAAACTACGCTAGACAACACCACATACAG gtacaCCACAAAAACTACACCAGTACTCTGCAGGTGGCCAGGGTGAAGAAGACAGACGCTGGTACCTACACGTGTCAACCACATCTGGCCACCCCTGCCAACGTGACTGTGCATGTTGTGAcag gcgagCACCCAGCGGCAATGCAACACGGAGGGACACACGAGGAAGGGGGTGTGCCTACAGCAagccacgcccacacacgcccgCACGCCCACCAGCTTCTCATCCCACGCCTTCTCCTCGCCTTCTTAGTAATTGTCAGGTAG
- the LOC123514226 gene encoding mitotic spindle assembly checkpoint protein MAD2B-like isoform X2 has product MDFSMSSDILLELLEVAINLILYTREIYPQAVFQRRKKYNIPVQMCIHPGLQSYISECVGSLRPVLEKGEVQKVMLVVLSAKGTPVEKFIFEIVQHPTRPQDVKQDPHLNRMEEALRAFCLKLSISDSLLQPLPPECSFIMQIQVPGHVPAALTSAPQHQEFPWVEAEKEQVEVSNPHLVPLKTLRTEVCKMQLYVEESASKTTPPTSTTH; this is encoded by the exons ATGGATTTTTCTA tgtcCTCGGATATCTTGCTGGAGCTGTTGGAGGTCGCCATTAACCTGATCCTGTACACTCGAGAGATCTACCCCCAGGCAGTCtttcagaggaggaagaagtacaaTATtcctgtgcag ATGTGCATTCACCCTGGGCTTCAGTCATACATTAGCGAGTGTGTGGGTTCCCTGCGGCCTGTGCTGGAGAAGGGGGAGGTACAgaaggtgatgctggtggtgttgtCTGCGAAGGGAACACCAGTGGAGAAGTTTATCTTTGAAATCGTGCAACACCCAACGCGGCCCCAGGATGtgaa GCAAGACCCACACCTGAACCGCATGGAGGAGGCCCTAAGAGCATTCTGTCTCAAGCTTAGCATCAGTGACTCCCTCCTACAGCCCCTTCCGCCAGAGTGTTCCTTCATTATGCAGATACAAGTACCTGGCCATGTCCCTGCAGCCCTCACTTCTGCCCCTCAGCACCAG GAGTTCCCATGggtggaggcagagaaggagcaggtggaggtgaGCAATCCACACCTGGTGCCACTCAAGACACTGAGGACAGAGGTGTGTAAGATGCAGCTGTATGTGGAGGAGAGTGCCTCGAAAACCACCCCACCCACATCCACCAcccattga